A window from Gottschalkiaceae bacterium SANA encodes these proteins:
- a CDS encoding MGMT family protein, whose product MESFTEEVVQVIRSIPYGKAMSYGQVAALAGNPRAARQVVRVLHTMSRKEKLPWHRVVNRKGEIRLPHGQGFEEQKAYLEAEGIEVDSKGRVDLSHYGV is encoded by the coding sequence ATGGAATCCTTTACGGAAGAAGTCGTGCAGGTGATCCGAAGCATTCCCTACGGGAAGGCGATGAGTTATGGGCAGGTTGCTGCTCTAGCGGGTAATCCTCGTGCAGCTCGACAAGTTGTTCGGGTGCTTCATACCATGAGCCGCAAAGAAAAACTACCTTGGCATCGCGTGGTGAACCGAAAGGGCGAGATTCGCCTGCCTCATGGACAAGGTTTTGAAGAGCAGAAGGCTTATTTAGAAGCAGAAGGCATTGAGGTGGATTCAAAAGGGCGAGTGGATTTAAGCCATTACGGTGTATAG
- a CDS encoding aldehyde ferredoxin oxidoreductase family protein, with protein MLKGGYMGKVLRVNLSTKKSTIEELSEKLVRNFIGGAGFGIKYLFDEVPGTADPLGDENKLIFAPGPLSGTSAPCASRMAVAAKSPLTGAVGMSLSGGYFPVELKFAGYDVLIIEGKSEEPVYLWINDDIVQIKSAKKIWGMNTFDTPRIIKNDLKEQNARIACIGPAGENLSKMAAIINETRAFGRKGIGAVMGSKNLKAIAVRGTQEVPVADEAAFKIARASMLLAMKESALYSRFSKYGTPALVEGTSALGIFPSENFRSTGEIDYAIDIGIEASIERSQGSERCYGCPVGCTQLKLARGTQYAGTVSAPEYETHYSLGGQTGVTNLDSIIYGDQLCDKLGLDTVSVGVTIGFAMELFENGLLTLEDTKGMDLSFGNHESMIQLISDIAYRREGLGVLLCDGTKNAAEKIGKNSMFFAMHVKGLEFPAYDPRGAKAHGLNFATSYTGADHNRGFAIQEVFSNPNPKAVDRFATEGKGWLTKWNQDVRCATTDCPTMCGFILDIALSDVALQNTADMVSGVSGLDFTSDDVGRVGERVNNLARVYNISAGFTRVDDTFPERILTELIKAGGSKGHGISREELNMMLDEYYQERQWTSEGIPTKEKLEKLGLDEAIECLSKLNVFMGKR; from the coding sequence ATGTTGAAAGGCGGCTATATGGGGAAGGTATTGCGAGTGAATCTTTCCACCAAAAAAAGTACAATAGAAGAATTGTCGGAAAAATTGGTAAGAAATTTTATTGGCGGGGCTGGTTTTGGAATTAAGTACTTGTTTGATGAAGTGCCAGGGACAGCGGATCCGCTTGGTGATGAGAATAAATTAATTTTTGCTCCAGGACCCCTAAGCGGCACATCGGCTCCGTGTGCGAGTAGAATGGCAGTCGCGGCCAAATCGCCTTTGACGGGGGCGGTTGGCATGTCTCTTTCGGGGGGCTATTTCCCAGTGGAACTAAAGTTTGCTGGTTATGATGTTTTGATTATTGAAGGCAAGTCTGAAGAACCGGTTTATTTATGGATTAATGATGATATTGTGCAGATAAAATCGGCCAAGAAAATATGGGGAATGAATACTTTTGACACCCCGCGCATCATTAAGAATGACTTGAAGGAACAAAATGCAAGAATTGCTTGTATTGGACCTGCCGGAGAAAATTTATCTAAAATGGCAGCGATTATCAATGAAACGAGGGCTTTTGGCCGAAAAGGAATAGGGGCTGTTATGGGGTCTAAGAATTTAAAAGCTATTGCCGTTAGAGGCACACAAGAAGTTCCGGTTGCTGATGAGGCTGCATTTAAGATTGCGAGAGCATCCATGCTCTTGGCGATGAAAGAAAGTGCTCTTTATTCGAGGTTTTCTAAGTATGGTACACCAGCACTGGTGGAGGGGACTAGCGCATTGGGAATCTTCCCTTCTGAAAATTTTAGATCAACCGGGGAGATAGACTACGCGATCGATATTGGAATCGAGGCGAGTATAGAGCGAAGTCAAGGTTCTGAACGTTGCTATGGATGTCCGGTCGGGTGCACGCAACTTAAATTGGCTCGAGGTACGCAATATGCCGGAACGGTCTCAGCTCCGGAATATGAAACACACTATAGCTTGGGTGGACAAACTGGAGTGACGAATCTTGACAGCATTATTTATGGAGATCAATTATGCGACAAACTGGGGCTAGATACAGTGTCTGTGGGCGTAACAATTGGATTTGCCATGGAGCTATTTGAAAACGGTCTACTGACCTTGGAAGATACCAAAGGAATGGATTTAAGTTTTGGGAATCATGAGTCAATGATACAACTGATTTCGGATATCGCTTACAGGCGTGAAGGGCTGGGTGTGTTGCTGTGTGACGGCACCAAGAACGCTGCGGAAAAAATCGGCAAGAACTCCATGTTCTTCGCCATGCATGTCAAAGGCCTTGAATTTCCGGCGTATGACCCAAGAGGGGCGAAAGCTCATGGTTTGAATTTTGCAACATCCTACACGGGTGCGGATCATAATCGTGGATTTGCAATCCAGGAAGTTTTTTCGAATCCAAATCCAAAAGCGGTTGACCGATTTGCTACGGAAGGGAAAGGATGGCTGACGAAGTGGAATCAGGATGTACGATGTGCGACGACGGACTGCCCGACTATGTGTGGCTTTATACTGGATATCGCCTTGTCTGATGTTGCGCTGCAGAATACAGCGGATATGGTTAGCGGTGTTTCGGGATTGGATTTTACATCGGATGATGTTGGCCGGGTTGGTGAGCGCGTGAACAATCTGGCAAGGGTCTATAATATTTCCGCAGGATTTACAAGGGTGGACGACACCTTCCCGGAAAGAATTTTAACAGAGTTGATCAAGGCGGGCGGATCCAAAGGTCATGGGATCAGCCGAGAGGAACTGAATATGATGCTGGATGAATATTATCAGGAACGTCAGTGGACGTCTGAAGGGATTCCGACCAAAGAAAAGCTTGAAAAATTGGGGCTAGATGAGGCGATAGAATGTTTAAGTAAGTTGAATGTTTTCATGGGAAAGCGATAA
- a CDS encoding MATE family efflux transporter, with protein MDLVRDDLKTLIRKIAFPASIGWIFNTLFNVVDTYYAGHLDTLALSGLALSFPVFFIIIAIGSGIGTGTTALLSNAYGADQPKNAQIIICNAIVLAGVFSLVITLSGLLWSGSLLRAFGVRGKSFDFGLAYLRILFAGSSFFIVNATLNAMLTAKGNTHPYRNFLMIGFFLNLILDPLFIFGWLGLPKLGTGGIALATILIQIVGTIYLIRQLFKQELHPFHGFCIKAITWKTESAILAQGIPASLNMMTIAIGFFVINRYVLLYGGDLAIAAYGVATRIEQVALLPALGLNIAALSLVGQNFGAKNAGRIRMIYRLTLRYSIAIMTLGMVVVYPLAPKLVALFNDNPDVIAIGSQFLRIEVIAFNTYVLMGISNSVLQGLKRPKMIFFIGITRQFILPMLVFPFLGGKQLLGVTGVWWGIVSINWTAAIFSVFYTLHILRKVLAD; from the coding sequence GTGGATCTGGTGCGCGACGATCTTAAAACACTGATTCGAAAAATTGCCTTTCCCGCCAGTATTGGTTGGATCTTCAATACCCTTTTCAATGTTGTAGACACCTATTATGCCGGACACCTAGACACCTTGGCTTTGTCTGGGCTTGCACTCTCCTTCCCGGTTTTCTTTATTATCATTGCAATCGGTTCCGGAATTGGGACTGGAACCACCGCCCTTTTATCAAATGCCTATGGTGCTGACCAGCCAAAAAATGCACAAATTATTATCTGCAACGCCATCGTACTCGCTGGCGTTTTTTCCCTTGTCATCACACTTAGTGGTCTCCTTTGGAGCGGCAGCCTTTTACGTGCTTTCGGTGTAAGAGGCAAATCTTTTGATTTTGGCCTTGCCTATCTCCGAATTCTCTTTGCAGGTTCGAGTTTCTTCATTGTAAACGCAACCTTAAACGCCATGCTAACCGCTAAAGGCAACACCCACCCTTATCGAAATTTCTTAATGATCGGATTCTTTTTAAATTTGATCTTAGATCCACTTTTTATCTTCGGCTGGCTTGGCCTCCCCAAACTGGGAACCGGCGGTATCGCCTTAGCGACAATTCTCATTCAAATCGTCGGCACGATCTATCTCATACGACAGCTTTTCAAACAGGAACTTCACCCCTTTCATGGCTTCTGCATAAAAGCCATCACTTGGAAAACCGAAAGTGCTATTCTCGCTCAAGGAATCCCTGCCAGTTTAAACATGATGACTATTGCAATCGGATTTTTCGTCATCAACCGTTACGTCCTCCTCTATGGCGGAGACTTGGCAATCGCCGCCTACGGAGTCGCAACAAGAATCGAACAAGTAGCACTTTTACCAGCTCTTGGATTAAACATCGCTGCTCTGTCCCTAGTGGGCCAAAACTTTGGGGCAAAAAACGCTGGGCGAATTCGAATGATCTATCGGTTGACCTTGCGCTATTCCATTGCCATTATGACCCTCGGCATGGTTGTCGTTTATCCTCTTGCACCTAAATTGGTTGCCTTATTTAACGACAATCCTGATGTAATCGCCATCGGTAGCCAATTCTTACGAATCGAGGTCATTGCTTTCAACACCTACGTGTTAATGGGAATCAGCAACTCTGTTCTTCAGGGGCTCAAGCGTCCGAAAATGATCTTTTTTATCGGTATTACAAGGCAGTTTATTCTCCCTATGCTCGTCTTTCCGTTTTTGGGTGGCAAACAATTATTAGGTGTAACAGGCGTGTGGTGGGGGATTGTCTCCATTAACTGGACAGCTGCTATTTTCAGCGTATTTTACACCCTTCATATACTAAGGAAGGTTTTGGCTGATTAG
- a CDS encoding DEAD/DEAH box helicase, with the protein MENLSVHDLTCANETTRALIEMGFETMTPIQTQAIPKAIEGVDLVGQAQTGTGKTAAFGIPIFERIDASVKDTQALILCPTRELAVQVSEALNTIGKYHRGINVVPVYGGASIDRQIQLMRRGAHIVVGTPGRVMDHLRRRTLKLNNLKMFTLDEADEMLNMGFREDIETVLETVPADAQRMLFSATMPKAILSIIKNYLREPTMIRIQAKEITTDTIQQLYVKTRNRDREAILTRFIELYSATRTIVFCNTKRKVDELVEWLSSRGYQAERIHGDMDQSARMNVIRRYKEGKVQVLVATDVAARGLDIPAVELVFNFELPRHEEYYVHRIGRTGRAGLKGTAISFVTAKEMYTLKSIMRYTKKTIEEVLIPKKETIEKIHMDRLLAEVKEIAENEDMSKALETMQGQEGFLGFETMAAALLTKMLKGSAIEEIDNAGMSGFRQSDRKVRGVNGRVKLFINIGRKEKVDPRDLVRVITKETDVTGREIGKINVYNEFSFIEVPEEHAKHVIQRLRKKTINGTRINVEISREKKSSGNRDGGSHSHNKRREYGKFNKKDGSKPKKRTHA; encoded by the coding sequence ATGGAGAATTTATCAGTACATGATTTAACCTGTGCGAATGAGACAACTCGTGCGTTGATCGAAATGGGTTTTGAAACAATGACCCCGATCCAAACGCAAGCGATCCCCAAAGCAATTGAAGGAGTTGACTTAGTTGGACAGGCACAAACAGGAACGGGAAAAACAGCCGCATTCGGCATTCCCATTTTTGAGCGCATTGATGCATCAGTGAAAGATACACAGGCGTTAATTCTTTGCCCAACGCGAGAATTGGCAGTCCAAGTATCGGAAGCACTGAATACGATTGGCAAGTACCATCGAGGAATCAATGTGGTTCCTGTTTATGGAGGCGCGTCTATTGACCGCCAAATCCAACTAATGCGACGTGGAGCGCATATTGTTGTCGGAACGCCGGGACGGGTCATGGACCATCTCCGACGAAGAACCTTGAAGTTAAATAATCTTAAGATGTTTACCCTTGATGAAGCGGATGAAATGCTGAATATGGGTTTCCGAGAGGACATCGAAACCGTATTAGAAACGGTTCCTGCAGATGCGCAGAGAATGCTATTCTCAGCGACTATGCCGAAAGCGATCTTGTCTATCATCAAGAATTATTTGAGAGAGCCAACGATGATCCGCATTCAGGCAAAAGAGATTACGACGGATACAATCCAACAATTGTATGTGAAGACAAGAAATCGAGATCGTGAAGCAATTTTGACTCGATTTATCGAATTGTATAGTGCTACAAGAACCATTGTGTTCTGTAACACCAAACGAAAAGTTGATGAACTGGTTGAGTGGTTGTCATCCAGAGGCTATCAAGCGGAACGAATCCATGGGGATATGGATCAATCGGCTCGCATGAACGTCATTCGTCGATACAAAGAAGGCAAAGTGCAAGTTTTGGTTGCAACAGATGTTGCGGCACGTGGTTTGGATATTCCAGCTGTAGAGCTCGTATTCAACTTCGAACTTCCTCGCCATGAAGAGTATTATGTGCATCGTATTGGCCGAACGGGCCGTGCTGGATTAAAGGGAACTGCTATTTCTTTTGTAACTGCAAAAGAGATGTATACCCTGAAGTCAATCATGCGATACACGAAAAAAACGATCGAAGAAGTGCTTATTCCGAAAAAAGAAACCATTGAGAAGATTCATATGGATCGACTTTTGGCGGAAGTGAAGGAAATTGCTGAAAATGAAGATATGAGCAAAGCACTTGAAACCATGCAAGGACAAGAAGGCTTCTTGGGTTTTGAAACAATGGCAGCTGCATTGTTGACCAAGATGTTAAAAGGCAGCGCAATCGAAGAGATTGACAATGCTGGTATGAGTGGTTTCCGTCAGTCTGATCGCAAAGTTCGCGGCGTAAACGGTCGAGTAAAATTATTTATCAACATTGGTCGAAAAGAAAAAGTGGATCCTCGTGATTTGGTTCGCGTGATCACAAAAGAAACTGATGTGACCGGAAGAGAAATTGGCAAGATCAATGTCTACAACGAGTTCTCTTTTATTGAAGTGCCAGAAGAGCATGCCAAGCATGTGATTCAGCGCCTTCGCAAGAAGACAATCAATGGAACACGAATTAATGTAGAAATTTCTCGTGAAAAGAAATCAAGCGGCAATCGTGATGGCGGAAGTCATAGTCATAACAAGCGTCGAGAGTATGGGAAATTTAACAAGAAAGATGGATCAAAGCCAAAAAAGAGAACACACGCGTAA
- a CDS encoding heme-binding protein, whose translation MSSYETPVYAVKIKDGSFELRQYDKFQVVRVDTKNRNDGFRTLFQYISGANEKREKISMTVPVIQEQTDEKRTMAFVVPKEYEENVPFPMDSGVAIERMTWSYVAVIRFSGLASERKIRLKGRELHEWIRKKGWVESGMEVVAFYDPPFQVPFLRRNEVMIGINWKEERDSGER comes from the coding sequence ATGTCTTCTTATGAAACGCCAGTGTATGCGGTAAAAATCAAGGATGGCTCATTCGAATTGCGTCAATATGATAAGTTTCAGGTTGTTCGAGTGGATACGAAAAATCGGAATGATGGATTTCGTACCCTGTTTCAATACATTTCTGGTGCGAATGAAAAACGAGAAAAAATCTCAATGACGGTACCTGTGATTCAGGAACAAACAGATGAAAAAAGAACAATGGCATTTGTCGTACCGAAAGAATATGAGGAGAATGTACCTTTTCCGATGGACAGTGGAGTTGCCATTGAGCGAATGACTTGGTCATATGTTGCAGTCATCCGTTTTTCGGGTCTGGCAAGCGAACGGAAAATCCGTCTAAAGGGTAGAGAACTACACGAGTGGATTCGAAAAAAAGGATGGGTTGAGTCGGGCATGGAGGTTGTTGCCTTTTATGATCCACCTTTTCAAGTGCCATTTCTTCGCAGAAACGAGGTGATGATTGGGATCAATTGGAAAGAAGAACGGGATAGTGGGGAAAGATAG
- a CDS encoding 3-deoxy-7-phosphoheptulonate synthase, with protein sequence MAFQPLQAIPSPETIKEMIPLSQELAEQKAFRDQQIRELFLGKSDRFLLIIGPCSADHPDAVREYVTRLARVQDDVKDKILIVPRVYTNKPRTTGEGYKGMMHSPNPIKKPDLVEGIKAIRNLQIQIMKDSGLSAADEMLYPMNLPYVDDLLSYIAVGARSVENQKHRLVASGIDIPVGMKNPTSGDLTVMLNSIRAAQIPHTFIFNNMEVKSTGNPIAHAILRGAVNQHGQNIPNYHYEDLNILIHQYAKRGLENPAIIIDCNHANSSKDFMEQPRIALEVLANRRHNHSIENAVKGLMIESYLEDGNQDLKSGIFGKSITDACLGWGKTETLIYRLADKL encoded by the coding sequence ATGGCATTTCAACCGCTTCAAGCAATTCCATCACCAGAAACCATTAAAGAAATGATTCCACTCTCACAAGAACTCGCGGAGCAGAAAGCCTTTCGCGACCAACAAATTCGCGAACTATTTTTAGGCAAATCCGATCGTTTTTTACTGATCATCGGCCCATGTTCAGCCGACCATCCCGATGCAGTTCGGGAATATGTTACACGATTGGCAAGGGTTCAGGATGACGTCAAAGATAAGATCCTCATCGTTCCCCGGGTCTATACCAACAAGCCTCGCACAACCGGCGAAGGCTACAAGGGTATGATGCACTCGCCAAACCCAATCAAAAAACCAGATTTGGTAGAAGGAATCAAAGCAATTCGAAACCTTCAAATACAGATTATGAAAGATTCCGGCTTAAGTGCCGCCGATGAAATGTTATACCCCATGAATCTACCTTATGTAGATGATTTGTTGAGCTATATCGCCGTTGGCGCCCGATCTGTCGAAAATCAAAAGCATCGTTTGGTTGCTAGCGGAATTGATATTCCCGTTGGAATGAAAAATCCAACCAGTGGTGATTTAACCGTCATGCTCAACTCCATAAGAGCTGCACAAATTCCCCACACCTTTATCTTCAACAACATGGAAGTGAAATCCACCGGCAATCCCATTGCCCACGCGATTTTACGGGGTGCAGTCAATCAACATGGACAAAATATCCCCAATTACCACTATGAGGATTTGAATATCTTAATTCACCAATACGCGAAACGTGGACTAGAGAATCCTGCCATCATCATCGATTGCAACCACGCAAATTCCTCTAAGGATTTTATGGAACAGCCCCGAATCGCCCTAGAAGTTTTGGCGAATCGTCGCCATAACCACTCCATCGAGAATGCCGTGAAAGGCTTAATGATTGAAAGCTACCTCGAAGATGGAAACCAAGATCTAAAGAGTGGCATTTTCGGAAAATCCATCACCGACGCTTGCCTGGGCTGGGGTAAAACAGAAACCCTGATCTATCGATTGGCAGACAAATTATAA